A section of the Cetobacterium sp. ZOR0034 genome encodes:
- a CDS encoding N-acetyltransferase, with translation MKVVEVTSDNRELIDKIYQNEIDSFGVMGGADMWMIMSFIRYGKLYVLLDNFGKLLSVAQYQAVLKKNAVFLYGFSTPESERGKGYGKKLLESTHNFLKDIGIEMVYLTVDPKNMPAISMYEKAGYKIEELQKDEYGIGIDRYLMVKIF, from the coding sequence ATGAAAGTTGTTGAAGTTACTTCGGATAATAGAGAGTTAATTGATAAGATATATCAGAACGAGATAGATAGTTTTGGAGTTATGGGTGGAGCAGATATGTGGATGATTATGAGTTTTATTCGTTATGGAAAACTTTATGTTTTACTTGATAATTTCGGAAAACTTTTATCGGTTGCTCAGTATCAAGCTGTATTAAAAAAAAATGCAGTTTTCTTATATGGTTTTTCAACTCCAGAATCTGAAAGAGGAAAGGGCTATGGAAAAAAACTGCTGGAATCAACTCACAATTTTTTAAAAGATATTGGAATAGAGATGGTATATTTAACAGTAGATCCTAAAAATATGCCGGCTATATCAATGTATGAAAAGGCTGGCTACAAGATTGAAGAGTTACAAAAAGATGAATATGGAATAGGAATTGACAGATATTTGATGGTCAAAATATTCTAA
- a CDS encoding Fur family transcriptional regulator produces the protein MYVENIGEHLKIHDIKPSYQRMKIFEYLLENKTHPTVDEIYKALCPEIPTLSKTTVYNTLNLFIEKGITKVITIEENETRYDVDVHVHGHFKCVECKKVYDIPVALDQLVVDGMSGFKVDEYHVYFKGICPHCQNK, from the coding sequence ATGTATGTTGAAAATATAGGAGAGCACCTAAAAATACATGACATAAAGCCTTCATATCAAAGAATGAAAATATTTGAATATTTGTTAGAAAATAAAACTCATCCTACAGTAGATGAGATTTATAAGGCTTTATGCCCTGAGATTCCTACTCTTTCTAAAACAACAGTATATAATACATTAAATCTTTTTATAGAAAAGGGAATAACGAAAGTAATAACAATAGAGGAAAATGAGACAAGATATGATGTAGATGTTCATGTTCACGGACACTTTAAATGTGTAGAATGTAAGAAAGTCTATGATATTCCAGTGGCTTTAGATCAATTAGTAGTTGACGGAATGAGTGGTTTTAAGGTAGATGAATACCATGTTTATTTTAAAGGAATTTGTCCACATTGTCAGAATAAATAA
- a CDS encoding desulfoferrodoxin family protein, whose translation MKVFEIFKVKESPVLLEVLIADAEVNVEGLELVSEKTEDATTEKHVPYVEEKEDGYLVKVGKEVAHPMTEAHYIQIIEICVDDFLYRKYLKPGEAPEAYFRVPKGASVCAREYCNIHGLWHN comes from the coding sequence ATGAAAGTTTTTGAAATTTTTAAAGTAAAAGAAAGTCCAGTATTATTAGAGGTATTAATAGCAGATGCCGAAGTGAACGTTGAGGGATTAGAGTTAGTTTCAGAAAAAACAGAAGATGCAACAACTGAAAAGCATGTTCCTTATGTTGAAGAGAAAGAGGATGGGTATTTAGTTAAAGTTGGAAAAGAGGTAGCTCATCCAATGACAGAAGCTCACTATATTCAAATCATAGAGATATGCGTAGATGATTTCTTATATAGAAAATATTTGAAACCTGGGGAAGCTCCAGAAGCTTATTTTAGAGTTCCAAAAGGTGCTAGCGTTTGTGCTAGAGAGTACTGTAATATTCATGGATTATGGCATAACTAA
- a CDS encoding rubredoxin encodes MGKHMRCVICDYVYDETVGDVENGVAPGTKWEEVPEDWVCPLCYVGKDHFEEM; translated from the coding sequence ATGGGTAAACACATGAGATGTGTAATATGTGATTATGTTTATGATGAAACGGTTGGAGATGTAGAAAATGGAGTTGCTCCAGGAACAAAGTGGGAAGAGGTGCCAGAGGATTGGGTATGTCCACTGTGTTATGTAGGTAAAGATCACTTTGAAGAGATGTAA